A stretch of Bradyrhizobium sp. AZCC 2262 DNA encodes these proteins:
- a CDS encoding DMT family transporter has product MAEVRSQHRVGIALVVAAAIAWSTAPFFTRLLPYDSWTILFWRGVFASAMITAIMLMLQGRAGLRDLIRMSKSGWLVASLSASAMIAFIPSLQLTSVSNVAIIIATGPFVTAALAWVWLREVPHLRTMIASVVALCGVAVIVGSARVGSDILGVALACFMTLAIAAMTVLLRRHKDTSMVAAAALSNVLGSIVSIPFAHGIAAVTGADILILAMFGCLQVSLGLTLFFLGSRLLPSGQAALISTLETPLMPFWIWVGFGDVPTLRVLLGGALVMGAVIADIIGDSRTQRPTR; this is encoded by the coding sequence ATGGCGGAAGTGCGCTCCCAGCATCGCGTAGGCATTGCCCTCGTCGTCGCCGCCGCCATCGCCTGGAGCACGGCGCCGTTCTTCACACGGCTGCTTCCCTACGACTCCTGGACCATCCTGTTCTGGCGCGGAGTGTTCGCCAGCGCCATGATCACGGCAATCATGCTGATGCTGCAAGGCCGTGCCGGCCTGCGGGATCTGATCAGGATGAGCAAAAGCGGCTGGCTGGTCGCGTCGTTGTCGGCATCGGCCATGATCGCCTTCATCCCGTCCCTGCAACTGACCAGCGTGTCGAATGTGGCGATCATCATCGCAACCGGCCCCTTCGTCACCGCAGCGCTCGCCTGGGTCTGGTTGCGGGAAGTCCCGCACTTGCGAACCATGATCGCGAGCGTCGTGGCACTCTGCGGTGTCGCGGTCATCGTCGGCAGCGCGCGCGTCGGTTCCGACATCCTCGGTGTCGCGCTCGCCTGCTTCATGACGCTGGCGATCGCCGCGATGACGGTCTTGCTCCGGCGCCACAAGGACACGTCGATGGTGGCCGCCGCCGCGCTGTCCAACGTCCTCGGCAGCATCGTCAGCATTCCCTTCGCCCACGGAATAGCCGCCGTCACCGGAGCCGATATCCTGATTCTCGCAATGTTCGGATGCCTTCAGGTTTCGCTGGGCCTCACGCTGTTCTTCCTCGGCTCGCGCCTGCTGCCATCCGGCCAGGCCGCCCTGATCTCGACGCTGGAAACGCCGCTGATGCCGTTCTGGATATGGGTGGGATTTGGCGATGTTCCCACGCTGCGCGTCCTCCTCGGCGGCGCCCTGGTGATGGGCGCCGTCATCGCCGACATCATCGGCGATAGCAGGACGCAGCGGCCGACAAGGTGA
- a CDS encoding amidohydrolase/deacetylase family metallohydrolase: MSEVSRRHFLSLTGSAAVVAMSGSANAAMGPNDKFDLVIKGGDVLDPSQSLRGKRDIGIRWGMIEAVENEIPAARAAKTIDASGKLVTPGLIDLHSHVYPYGSAIGIPADELVQFQGTTTVVSAGDAGVNNLGALRRYIVAQSRARIYAFVHIANNGLSGFPVAELYNIDYAQVEACAMALAENPDFLLGVKVRMSENVIAKHGTEPLKRAIKACEMCGWPAKMMVHIGGVETRELMSEILDLLRPGDVLTHCYSGAPNIAGVFTNIVQDGKLLPAAVAAKQRGVMFDVGHGGGSFDFTVAEVAIPGGCTPDTISSDIHVFSGNTPGVPYLPNVMSKFIPLGFTVEQVVAMATSAPARIINRAPKIGTLQIGAPGDVAIMELVEGQTSFVDTRNNKREGKLLLKPVQTVINGVPFGRPYQAPFAAR, encoded by the coding sequence ATGAGCGAGGTTTCACGCCGTCATTTTCTGAGTCTGACCGGTTCGGCCGCTGTCGTCGCGATGTCCGGAAGCGCCAACGCCGCAATGGGTCCGAACGACAAGTTCGACCTCGTGATCAAGGGCGGCGACGTGCTGGATCCCAGCCAGTCGCTCAGGGGCAAGCGCGATATCGGCATTCGCTGGGGCATGATCGAGGCCGTCGAGAACGAGATCCCGGCCGCCCGTGCCGCCAAGACCATCGACGCCTCGGGCAAGCTGGTGACGCCCGGCCTGATCGACCTGCATTCCCACGTCTATCCCTACGGCTCGGCGATCGGCATTCCCGCCGACGAGCTGGTGCAGTTTCAGGGTACGACCACGGTGGTGTCGGCGGGCGACGCCGGCGTCAACAATCTCGGTGCATTGCGCCGTTACATCGTGGCGCAATCGCGGGCGCGGATTTACGCGTTCGTCCACATCGCCAACAACGGCTTGTCCGGATTCCCGGTCGCCGAGCTCTACAACATCGATTACGCGCAAGTGGAGGCCTGCGCGATGGCGCTGGCCGAAAATCCGGATTTCCTGCTCGGCGTCAAGGTGCGGATGTCGGAGAACGTGATCGCCAAGCATGGCACCGAGCCGCTGAAGCGCGCGATCAAGGCCTGCGAAATGTGCGGCTGGCCGGCCAAGATGATGGTGCATATCGGCGGCGTCGAAACCAGGGAGCTGATGTCGGAAATCCTCGACCTGCTGCGGCCGGGCGACGTGCTGACCCACTGCTACTCCGGTGCGCCTAATATCGCCGGCGTCTTCACCAACATCGTGCAGGATGGCAAGCTGTTGCCCGCCGCGGTCGCGGCCAAGCAGCGCGGCGTCATGTTCGATGTCGGCCATGGCGGCGGCAGCTTTGATTTTACGGTGGCCGAAGTGGCGATCCCCGGCGGCTGTACGCCGGATACGATCTCGTCCGACATTCACGTCTTCTCCGGCAATACGCCGGGCGTGCCGTACTTGCCGAACGTGATGAGCAAGTTCATTCCGCTGGGATTTACGGTGGAGCAGGTGGTGGCGATGGCAACTTCTGCACCGGCCAGGATCATCAACCGCGCGCCCAAGATCGGCACGCTTCAGATCGGCGCCCCCGGTGACGTCGCGATCATGGAGCTGGTGGAGGGCCAGACCTCGTTCGTTGACACCCGCAACAACAAGCGCGAGGGCAAGCTGCTGCTCAAGCCTGTGCAGACCGTGATCAATGGCGTGCCGTTCGGCCGGCCCTACCAGGCGCCATTCGCGGCGCGGTGA
- a CDS encoding acetyl-CoA C-acyltransferase, which yields MREAVIVSYARTGLAKSGRGGFNITPPMSMAAHAIKHAVERAGVEKEYVEDCYLGNCAHGAPNIGRQAALLAGMPKSTAGVSVNRFCSSGLQTIAMAANSIRSDGADCIVAGGVESISIPGGGSPKESIDPDLLKAAPDIFMAMIDTADIVAERYKLSREYQDEYSLESQRRMAAAQQANKFKDEIVPMKTRMKVVDKATKAESIVDYTVDRDECNRPETTMEGLTKLEPVKGPGKFVTAGNASQLSDGAAAVVLMEAKDAEKRGLNPLGRFVAWAAAGCEPDEMGIGPIYAVPKLLKRHGLTIDDIDLWELNEAFASQCLYSRDKLGIDPEKYNVNGGSIAIGHPFGMTGARLTGHILQEGRRRKAKWGVVTMCIGGGQGGAGLFEIYS from the coding sequence ATGCGTGAAGCTGTCATCGTTTCCTATGCACGTACGGGGCTGGCAAAGTCCGGCCGCGGCGGGTTCAACATCACCCCGCCGATGTCGATGGCGGCCCACGCCATCAAGCACGCCGTCGAGCGCGCCGGCGTCGAGAAGGAATATGTCGAGGACTGCTATCTCGGCAATTGTGCGCATGGCGCCCCCAATATCGGCCGCCAGGCCGCGCTGCTCGCCGGCATGCCGAAATCGACCGCCGGCGTTTCCGTCAACCGCTTCTGTTCGTCAGGCCTGCAGACCATTGCGATGGCCGCCAACTCGATCCGCTCCGATGGCGCCGACTGCATCGTCGCCGGCGGCGTCGAAAGCATCTCGATCCCTGGCGGCGGCTCGCCCAAGGAATCGATTGATCCCGATCTGCTCAAGGCCGCGCCCGACATCTTCATGGCGATGATCGACACCGCCGATATCGTCGCCGAGCGCTACAAGCTCAGCCGCGAATATCAGGACGAGTACTCGCTGGAATCGCAGCGCCGCATGGCGGCCGCCCAGCAGGCCAACAAGTTCAAGGACGAAATCGTCCCGATGAAGACCAGGATGAAGGTGGTCGACAAGGCGACCAAGGCGGAGAGCATCGTCGACTACACCGTCGACCGCGACGAGTGCAACCGGCCCGAGACCACCATGGAAGGCCTCACCAAGCTCGAGCCGGTCAAGGGCCCCGGCAAGTTCGTCACCGCCGGCAACGCCAGCCAGCTCTCCGATGGTGCGGCGGCGGTCGTTCTGATGGAAGCCAAGGACGCCGAGAAGCGCGGCCTCAACCCGCTGGGCCGCTTCGTCGCCTGGGCGGCGGCGGGCTGCGAGCCGGACGAGATGGGCATCGGTCCGATCTACGCCGTGCCGAAGCTCCTGAAGCGCCACGGCCTGACGATCGACGACATCGATCTCTGGGAGCTCAACGAAGCCTTCGCCAGCCAGTGCCTGTATTCGCGCGACAAGCTCGGCATTGACCCCGAGAAGTACAATGTCAACGGCGGCTCGATCGCGATCGGGCACCCGTTCGGCATGACCGGCGCGCGTCTCACCGGCCACATCCTGCAGGAAGGCCGCCGGCGCAAGGCCAAGTGGGGCGTCGTCACGATGTGCATCGGCGGCGGCCAGGGCGGCGCAGGCCTGTTTGAAATCTATAGCTGA
- a CDS encoding aldo/keto reductase, with protein sequence MQGDACRAAVQGGLALDTAEMYGNEEAVGAAIAASRVPRKDLHVTTKVWNENLAPDALRRAFDTSLKKLRLDHVDLYLVHWPAPNMNLPEIFETLMRLKEEGRTRAIGVANFNIALVKTVVEEIRAPIACNQVEYHVMLDQARLPQFLTAKSIPLIAYSPLAKGLAASDAALAAIGRKHNASAAQVALKWLLDQDGVAAIPKASRAESQQANLDALKLRLDDADRKAIAALPKDKRCVNPSGYAPAWD encoded by the coding sequence ATGCAGGGCGATGCCTGCCGCGCGGCGGTGCAGGGCGGGCTGGCGTTGGACACCGCCGAGATGTATGGCAATGAGGAGGCCGTGGGTGCCGCGATTGCAGCCTCGCGCGTTCCCCGCAAAGACCTGCATGTCACCACAAAAGTCTGGAACGAAAATCTGGCGCCGGATGCGCTCCGCCGGGCGTTCGATACTTCCTTGAAAAAACTCCGGCTCGACCATGTCGATCTCTATCTGGTGCACTGGCCGGCGCCGAATATGAACCTGCCCGAGATCTTCGAAACGCTGATGCGGCTGAAGGAGGAAGGCCGCACCCGCGCCATCGGCGTCGCCAATTTCAATATTGCGCTCGTGAAGACGGTGGTCGAGGAGATCAGGGCGCCGATCGCCTGCAATCAGGTCGAATACCATGTGATGCTGGACCAGGCGCGGCTGCCTCAATTTCTCACTGCGAAATCGATACCGCTGATCGCCTATTCGCCTCTGGCCAAGGGCCTTGCGGCTTCCGACGCAGCGCTCGCCGCGATCGGGCGCAAGCACAACGCCAGCGCAGCCCAGGTGGCGCTGAAATGGCTGCTCGACCAGGATGGCGTTGCCGCGATCCCGAAAGCGTCGCGCGCGGAAAGCCAGCAAGCCAATCTCGACGCGCTGAAACTGAGACTCGACGACGCGGACCGGAAAGCGATCGCGGCCTTGCCGAAGGACAAACGGTGTGTAAATCCCTCCGGCTATGCGCCGGCGTGGGATTGA
- a CDS encoding Bug family tripartite tricarboxylate transporter substrate binding protein — protein sequence MKPGTGLRKACAVAMLLVGTAGSVRAQDYPSRAITVVVPFPPGGASDVVARIVTNQMSKILGQSIIIENVSGAGGTVGSGRVAAAAPDGYTLLAAAMGSHVAAPVLTPNLKYDPVADFVPIGFTAHSPAVIIARKDFPANDLKEFVAALRQKGDAVKQAHGGIGASSHMACLLFTAEIGAKPALVAYRGSGPALNDLVGGHVDFMCEQSVSVAESVLAGSVKAFAVSAAKRLETLPNVPTAKEGGVNYEMSVWAGLFAPKGVSPEIIARLSDALDRALDEDVVRERIAQLGGSIPAKDERSPAAFDRFVRSEIARWSPILAAAGTGK from the coding sequence ATGAAACCTGGCACGGGTCTCCGGAAAGCTTGCGCGGTAGCGATGCTATTGGTTGGCACCGCCGGGTCGGTGCGCGCGCAGGACTATCCCTCCAGGGCGATCACGGTGGTGGTGCCGTTCCCTCCCGGCGGCGCCAGCGACGTCGTTGCGCGCATCGTCACCAACCAGATGTCGAAGATCCTCGGGCAATCCATCATCATCGAGAACGTCAGCGGCGCCGGCGGCACGGTCGGCAGCGGGCGCGTCGCGGCAGCCGCACCCGACGGCTATACCCTGCTTGCCGCGGCCATGGGCTCGCATGTCGCGGCGCCCGTGCTGACGCCGAATCTCAAATACGATCCCGTTGCCGACTTCGTGCCGATCGGCTTCACCGCCCACTCTCCGGCGGTCATTATCGCGCGGAAGGATTTCCCGGCGAACGATCTGAAGGAATTCGTCGCAGCGCTGCGGCAAAAGGGCGACGCGGTGAAGCAGGCCCATGGCGGCATCGGCGCGTCCTCGCATATGGCGTGTCTGCTGTTCACGGCGGAAATCGGCGCAAAGCCGGCGCTGGTCGCCTATCGCGGTTCGGGCCCGGCATTGAACGATCTGGTCGGGGGTCACGTCGATTTCATGTGCGAGCAGTCGGTCAGCGTGGCGGAGTCGGTTTTGGCCGGCTCGGTCAAGGCCTTCGCGGTCTCTGCCGCGAAACGCCTCGAAACGCTGCCGAATGTTCCGACCGCGAAGGAGGGCGGCGTCAACTACGAGATGAGCGTCTGGGCAGGACTGTTTGCGCCGAAAGGGGTTTCGCCCGAAATCATCGCCAGGCTTTCCGATGCGCTCGACCGGGCGCTTGATGAGGACGTCGTGCGCGAGCGGATTGCCCAGCTTGGCGGGTCGATACCGGCCAAGGACGAACGCAGCCCGGCGGCCTTCGATCGTTTTGTTCGGTCCGAGATCGCACGCTGGTCACCCATTCTCGCCGCGGCTGGAACAGGGAAATGA
- a CDS encoding Gfo/Idh/MocA family protein has translation MSADPLRVACIGMGWWSDVLADAIQRSDKLEIRSCYTRSDEKRQNFAAKYRCRPASSYEAMLADAEIEAIINTTPNDVHLATTCAAAAAGKHVFLDKPIANSIADGRAITEACRKAGVVLALGYQRRRESHFRYVRQQIDAGRFGKLVNAEANISRDRLGKVDLTSWRYQAAGMPGGVMLQIGIHYADVLAYLIGPIHAVRAQSAQLVLPGDNPDVASLILEHENGALSTLNASYASASEYYLMNVYGKDMTAFYDLHNGLRLLKRGESQPVAVPCTNNDTLVEELEEFAAAARGQGQHEVGGEEATRSLAVVRAGILSARESRAVEVAEILNGDGKL, from the coding sequence GTGAGTGCCGACCCGCTCCGCGTGGCTTGTATCGGGATGGGATGGTGGTCTGACGTTCTGGCGGATGCGATCCAGCGCTCGGACAAGCTCGAGATCCGCAGCTGCTACACCCGCTCCGATGAAAAGCGCCAAAATTTCGCGGCAAAATACCGTTGCCGGCCGGCCTCGAGCTACGAGGCGATGCTGGCCGATGCCGAGATCGAGGCGATCATCAACACCACGCCGAACGACGTGCATCTGGCGACGACCTGCGCGGCCGCTGCCGCCGGCAAGCACGTCTTTCTCGACAAGCCGATCGCCAACAGCATCGCGGACGGCCGCGCCATCACCGAGGCCTGTCGGAAGGCCGGCGTGGTCCTGGCGCTCGGCTATCAGCGGCGGCGCGAGAGCCATTTCCGTTACGTCCGGCAGCAGATCGACGCCGGCCGGTTCGGCAAGCTCGTCAACGCGGAGGCGAACATCAGCCGCGATCGCCTCGGCAAGGTCGATCTCACCTCCTGGCGCTACCAGGCCGCGGGCATGCCGGGCGGCGTGATGCTGCAGATCGGAATCCACTATGCCGACGTGCTCGCATACCTGATCGGGCCGATCCATGCGGTCCGCGCGCAGTCGGCGCAACTGGTGCTGCCCGGCGACAATCCGGATGTCGCGAGCCTGATCCTGGAGCATGAGAACGGTGCGCTGTCGACGCTGAACGCAAGCTACGCCTCGGCGTCCGAATACTACCTGATGAATGTCTACGGCAAGGACATGACGGCATTCTACGATCTGCACAATGGGCTCAGGCTGCTCAAGCGCGGTGAAAGCCAGCCCGTCGCGGTGCCCTGCACGAATAACGATACGCTGGTCGAGGAGCTCGAGGAGTTTGCCGCGGCGGCGCGCGGGCAGGGCCAGCACGAGGTCGGGGGCGAGGAGGCGACGCGATCGCTCGCCGTTGTGCGCGCCGGCATTCTCTCGGCGCGCGAGAGCCGTGCGGTCGAGGTCGCGGAAATATTGAACGGCGACGGAAAATTGTGA
- a CDS encoding GlcG/HbpS family heme-binding protein — MFVADSKRLTHQGAKKIMATAVELADQANIAISCAIVDAGGHVILIERMDGGRFHTVHSCTTKAVCAASNRRPTTAKGAAGQDLDVSHAIGLALAAGPERWTAMEGGVPVLVDRECIGGVGVSGGDWETDLRIAKMAVESIGANWE, encoded by the coding sequence ATGTTTGTCGCCGACAGCAAACGCCTGACGCATCAGGGCGCGAAAAAGATCATGGCGACGGCGGTGGAATTGGCCGATCAGGCCAACATCGCGATCTCCTGTGCCATCGTCGATGCCGGTGGGCATGTCATCCTGATCGAACGAATGGACGGCGGCCGCTTCCACACCGTGCACTCCTGCACCACCAAGGCGGTTTGCGCCGCGTCAAACCGGCGCCCGACCACGGCCAAAGGCGCGGCCGGCCAGGATCTCGACGTCAGCCATGCAATCGGACTTGCGCTCGCGGCAGGACCGGAACGGTGGACGGCCATGGAAGGCGGCGTGCCGGTGCTGGTGGACCGCGAATGTATCGGCGGCGTCGGCGTGAGCGGCGGCGATTGGGAGACCGATTTGCGGATCGCCAAGATGGCGGTCGAATCGATCGGCGCGAATTGGGAATGA
- a CDS encoding alkaline phosphatase D family protein, whose translation MPIAIRAEQGLNRRQLLVRSAATCAIAGLGSLARPYLSRAADRPLIASGIQSGDVSADSAVIWARADRAARMQVECSVVESFKTILRSATADALPDSDFVSKVLLDGLPAGQDIFYRVRFDDISESGIEGEMQVGHFRTAPTARSHVSFVWSGDTAGQGWGIDTSRGGMRTYRTMLDNRPDFFIHSGDHIYADCPVERELKLPNGEVWRNIVTEQKSVVAHSLEQFRANYKYNLLDDNLRAFNAEVPMFAQWDDHEVTNDWAPIGTADETGYAEDGSSLLVARARRAFHEFMPMRATSAHGGRIYRKIAYGPLLDVFMIDMRSYRDSTFNKRDDQSETCILGATQLAWLKRELVASDATWKVIAADMPIGLFSEDGIALGDGPPERREHEIAGLLSFMKRAGIRNTVWLTADMHYTAAHHYDPNRAVYQDFEPFWEFVSGPLHAGTWAPAPLDNTFGPKAMFQKGCSAEQGENLAPCFGLQFFGRVDIDGKTEVMTVTLKDVDNRDLWSVDIEPRPDARPGQIMAQHI comes from the coding sequence ATGCCGATTGCGATACGCGCCGAGCAAGGCTTGAACCGGCGTCAATTGCTGGTCCGCTCCGCCGCAACATGCGCCATTGCCGGTCTGGGCAGCCTCGCCAGACCCTATCTCAGCCGGGCCGCGGATCGTCCGCTGATCGCCAGCGGCATCCAGTCAGGCGACGTCTCGGCCGATTCCGCGGTGATCTGGGCGCGGGCAGATCGCGCCGCTCGCATGCAGGTCGAATGTTCTGTTGTCGAGAGCTTCAAGACCATCCTTCGCTCGGCCACCGCCGACGCGTTGCCGGACAGCGACTTCGTCTCAAAAGTTCTGCTCGACGGCCTGCCGGCAGGGCAGGACATTTTCTATCGCGTGCGCTTCGACGATATCAGCGAGAGCGGCATCGAAGGCGAGATGCAGGTCGGGCATTTTCGTACCGCGCCCACCGCGCGGAGCCATGTTTCGTTCGTGTGGTCTGGCGATACTGCGGGCCAGGGCTGGGGCATCGATACGTCGCGCGGCGGGATGCGTACCTACCGGACCATGCTCGACAATCGTCCGGACTTCTTCATCCATTCCGGCGATCACATCTATGCCGATTGTCCGGTGGAACGTGAACTGAAGCTGCCCAACGGCGAGGTCTGGCGCAACATCGTCACCGAACAGAAATCCGTGGTGGCGCACAGCCTCGAACAGTTCCGCGCCAACTACAAATACAACCTGCTCGACGACAATCTGCGCGCCTTCAACGCCGAGGTGCCGATGTTCGCGCAGTGGGACGATCATGAGGTCACCAACGACTGGGCGCCGATCGGCACCGCCGACGAAACCGGCTATGCCGAGGACGGCAGCTCGCTTCTGGTGGCGCGGGCGCGCCGCGCGTTCCACGAATTCATGCCGATGCGCGCGACGTCCGCCCACGGCGGCCGCATCTATCGCAAGATCGCCTATGGCCCGCTGCTCGACGTCTTCATGATCGACATGCGCAGCTACCGCGATTCCACCTTTAACAAGCGCGACGACCAGAGCGAGACCTGCATCCTCGGTGCTACCCAACTGGCGTGGCTGAAGCGCGAGCTGGTGGCTTCGGACGCGACCTGGAAAGTGATCGCCGCCGACATGCCGATCGGCCTCTTCAGCGAGGATGGCATTGCGCTCGGCGACGGCCCGCCGGAGCGGCGCGAGCATGAGATCGCCGGTCTGCTGTCATTCATGAAGCGCGCCGGCATCCGCAACACGGTGTGGCTGACCGCCGACATGCACTACACGGCCGCGCATCATTATGATCCGAACCGTGCGGTCTATCAGGATTTCGAACCGTTCTGGGAGTTCGTCTCCGGCCCGCTGCATGCAGGCACCTGGGCGCCGGCCCCGCTCGACAACACGTTCGGGCCGAAAGCGATGTTCCAGAAGGGCTGCAGCGCGGAGCAGGGCGAAAATCTCGCCCCCTGTTTCGGCCTGCAGTTTTTCGGCCGCGTCGACATCGACGGCAAGACCGAAGTGATGACCGTGACGCTAAAGGACGTCGACAACCGCGACCTCTGGTCGGTCGATATCGAGCCCCGTCCGGACGCGCGGCCCGGCCAGATCATGGCGCAGCACATCTGA